GGAAGTAAAAGATCGTCTGCAATCCCCTGGCACTGGCCTGTCCGGCGGCCAACAGCAGCGCCTGTGCATCGCCCGCACCATCGCCGTCAGCCCGGAAGTGATCCTGATGGATGAACCCACTTCTGCGCTTGACCCGATTGCGACCGCGACCATCGAAGAACTGATTGACGAATTGCGCCAAAGCTTTACCATTTGCATTGTCACCCACTCGATGCAACAGGCCGCGCGTATTTCACAACGCACCGCCTATTTCCATCTGGGTTATCTGGTTGAAGTGAATGACACCAAAACGGTCTTTACCAATCCGCAGCATCAATTAACTGAAAATTACATCACAGGCCGCTTCGGCTAAGGCGGCACGGGGTATGGAAATGAACACAACACAGCACACTTCCCACCAATACAATCAAGAATTAGATGATGCCCGCAGCAAACTCATGACCATGGGCGGGCTGGTGGAAACGCAAGTCACCAACGCCATCAAGGCACTGCTGGAACGTGACAGCGACCTGGGTGAGAAAGTCGCGTTTTCCGACTACGAAATCAACACGCTGGAAGTACAGATCGACGAGCAATGCGCTGAAATCATCGCCCGCCGCCAACCTGCTGCCAGTGACCTGCGCCTGCTCATCACCATCATCAAGGTCATTACCGACCTCGAACGCATTGGCGATGAAGCGGAAAAAATTGGCCGTTACGCAGTGGAAGTCAGTGAAAGCGCCACTTCCGGCGAATTGCACAAATCCCTGCGCCATCTGGGCGATCACGTCAAAAACATGCTGCACGACACCCTGGACGCCCTGGCGCGGCTGGATGTCAAACTGGCCATGCAGGTTGTCAGCGACGACCAGAATGTGGATGCGGAATTTGACGCCATTTCCCGCCAGCTGTTCACCCGGATGCTGGAAGACTCGCGCAATATCAAAGACAGCCTCAATGTCACTTGGTGCGCCCGCTCGCTGGAACGTGTCGGCGACCACTGCAAAAACATTTGTGAGTACGTGGTTTACCTGGTCAAAGGCAAGGATGTGCGCCACACCAACCTGGACAAAATGCGTGAGGAAGTTCTCGGCACCAACGGCTAACCGGGTGGTTGTATGAAAAAACTGATCCTGTGCGTAGAGGATGAAGCCGCCATCCGCTCCATGATCCGCTTTTCCCTGGAACGGGAAGGCTATGCCGTGCAGGAAGCGGAAGATGCCCGTATCGCCCGCAATCTGGCTGCGGAACAAACACCGGACTTGATCCTGGTCGACTGGATGCTGCCCGATGTATCCGGCCCCGAACTGATCCGCCGCTTCCGCCGCGATGAACTCACCCGCGACATCCCCATCATCATGCTGACCGCCAAAAGCGAGGAAGACGACATGATCCAGGGGCTGGATGCTGGCGCAGATGATTACCTCTCCAAACCGGTGTCACTGAAAGCACTCAGCGCCCGCATCAAGGCGCTGTTGCGGCGCTCGGAAGGTTTCAGTTCGCAACGCATCGTCAATGCAGGCCGCCTGCAACTCAATCAGGATGCCCACCAGTTGCGCATTGATGGCGCGCCCGTGCACCTCGGCACTACCGAATACCGGCTGCTGGAATTTTTCATGCTGCATCCGGAAAAGGTTTATTCCCGTTCCCAGCTGCTCGATTTTGTCTGGGGGCAAAACACCTATATCGAGGAACGCACCGTTGACGTGCATGTACTGCGCCTGCGCAAAACCCTGAAAGCCCATGACGCCGACAACGTAATCCAGACCGTGCGCGGCGCTGGCTACCTGTTCAATGCGGAGATGCCGGATGCTGATTGATTACTGGGGGGTAGAACGCTACCGCTTCGGGCTGGTGGTGGGTTGCGGGGCGCTGGTGGCATGGTTTACCCCGTTTCCCCTGGAAGTCATGCTGGCGGTTTTGTTGGGGTATATCAGCTGGATGTTGTACAAGCTGTACCAACTGCAACGCTGGCTGACGGGTGGGCACAAACCGGAAGACATGCCCGACAGTGATGGCGCATGGGAACAGATTGCCTACCTGTTCCATAAATCCCAGCAAAAAAGCGACAACCGCAAGCTCAAGCAACAGGAAGCCCTGCTGCGTTTCAACCAGATACTGTCCGTCTTGCCAGATGCGGCCATCCTGCTGGATGCTGATAACCACATCGAATGGGCCAACAAATCGGCGGCCAAAATGCTGGGGATACACAGCGCCAACGACAAGGGGCAACGTATCGAAGCCCTGTTGCGGAACCCCGACCTACGCAAATTGCTGGAAGAAAACAGCAACCGCAAAGTCACCTTCCCTTCCCCGCTCAACGACAACCTGACCCTGCGCGCGCGCGCCCTTCCCTTGCAAGGCGGCTCGCGGGTCTTGAGCGTGCGTGACATCAGCGAAGGGATGCAATTGCAGAAAACCCGCAAGGCTTTCATTGCCAACGCCTCCCATGAACTGCGCACCCCGTTGACCGTGCTGACCGGTTACATGGAACTGTTTGAAAACGACCCGGAACTGCCTGCCCATCTGCTTCCGCCCCTACAACAGTCGCGTGAACAGGCCGCACGGATGCAGCAAATCATCAGCGACATGCTGGCGCTGTCACGGCTGGAAAGCCAGGAAACCACCCCCATCAAGGGCAACCGCATCGATGTTCCCGCCCTGCTGGAAAGCAGCATCCAGGCCATCCGCGATACCCTGGCCAGCGAAACCCATCTATTGGAGGCCGACATCGAACCGGGCTTATGCGTGTGTGGTTCCGAAAAGGACATTGCCAGCATCATTACCAACCTGCTGGCCAATGCAGTCAAACATACCCCGGCAGGTACGCACATCCATATCCGTTGGCAAGGTTCTGGCGATGGGGAGGTTTGTCTGAGCGTGGAAGACAACGGCCCCGGCATTCCGCAAGAACATATTCCACACCTGACGGAACGTTTCTACCGGGTAGACGCCGGGCGCTCACGCGCCAGCGGCGGGACAGGCTTAGGCTTGGCGATCGTGAAGCACGTCATGCAATGGCATAATGGCTCGCTGACTATCGAAAGCAAGCCCGGCAGAACGGTCTTCCGGGCCTGCTTCCCGTCAGAGCGGGTGCTGGATTAGACGAAGATCCCCCGCAACAGATAGAAGAACATCACGGAAAGGAGCGCACCAGCAGGCAGCGTCACGACCCACGACATAAGGGGATTTCCCTGAAAGATTCCCCCGCAATGGCTACACTTGTCTTATCGACAAGCGGAGTCCCTATCCCCATGCCCCCCGAACCCCAAACAGCTAACCCGATCCTGAGTGAATCCCAGATAGCCGACCTGAAACTGGCGGCCTCGAAAATGTCTGGCAGCACCCGCCGTGCGTTCCAGGCGGACATGAGCCGGAAATATTGTGCAGGCAACGCCCGCCAGACTGAAAGGTGTTTTGGCTGGGGTCGGGAGGGGGTGCAGTTGGGTTTGGAGGAACAGCGCAGCGGCATGGTTTGCGTGGGTGCGCAGGCGGCGTATTGTGGCCAGAAGCGCTGGGAGGAAACCCAGCCGGAAGCGGCAGCCGCCTTGCTGGCGCTGGCGGAAGCACATAGCCAGCAAGACCCGACATTCCGCAGCAGCATCGCCTACACCCGCCTGACGGCGGCGGAAGCCATCCGGCAGTTACAGGCCATGGGTTTCAGCGGTGGACAAGTGCCCGCCCCCAGCACCATGGCGCGGATACTCA
The sequence above is drawn from the Thiothrix nivea DSM 5205 genome and encodes:
- the phoU gene encoding phosphate signaling complex protein PhoU, which translates into the protein MNTTQHTSHQYNQELDDARSKLMTMGGLVETQVTNAIKALLERDSDLGEKVAFSDYEINTLEVQIDEQCAEIIARRQPAASDLRLLITIIKVITDLERIGDEAEKIGRYAVEVSESATSGELHKSLRHLGDHVKNMLHDTLDALARLDVKLAMQVVSDDQNVDAEFDAISRQLFTRMLEDSRNIKDSLNVTWCARSLERVGDHCKNICEYVVYLVKGKDVRHTNLDKMREEVLGTNG
- the phoB gene encoding phosphate regulon transcriptional regulator PhoB, which encodes MKKLILCVEDEAAIRSMIRFSLEREGYAVQEAEDARIARNLAAEQTPDLILVDWMLPDVSGPELIRRFRRDELTRDIPIIMLTAKSEEDDMIQGLDAGADDYLSKPVSLKALSARIKALLRRSEGFSSQRIVNAGRLQLNQDAHQLRIDGAPVHLGTTEYRLLEFFMLHPEKVYSRSQLLDFVWGQNTYIEERTVDVHVLRLRKTLKAHDADNVIQTVRGAGYLFNAEMPDAD
- the phoR gene encoding phosphate regulon sensor histidine kinase PhoR encodes the protein MLIDYWGVERYRFGLVVGCGALVAWFTPFPLEVMLAVLLGYISWMLYKLYQLQRWLTGGHKPEDMPDSDGAWEQIAYLFHKSQQKSDNRKLKQQEALLRFNQILSVLPDAAILLDADNHIEWANKSAAKMLGIHSANDKGQRIEALLRNPDLRKLLEENSNRKVTFPSPLNDNLTLRARALPLQGGSRVLSVRDISEGMQLQKTRKAFIANASHELRTPLTVLTGYMELFENDPELPAHLLPPLQQSREQAARMQQIISDMLALSRLESQETTPIKGNRIDVPALLESSIQAIRDTLASETHLLEADIEPGLCVCGSEKDIASIITNLLANAVKHTPAGTHIHIRWQGSGDGEVCLSVEDNGPGIPQEHIPHLTERFYRVDAGRSRASGGTGLGLAIVKHVMQWHNGSLTIESKPGRTVFRACFPSERVLD